ATTTCTGTATTGCTGGAGAAGAACGAATACGAAGAAGTAGTGGATTTTTTGAAGAAAGATCATTATAGATGGATCTATAACATGGTTATTTCGGATTATGACGTTATTAAGAAGGTATTAGATAAGTATGAGATTCAATTAGGGAAGTCGAAAGGAGGAATGGAGAGTGATAAATGAAGACATAAAAAAGAAACTACATCAGCTGGAATCAATTCTTTTAAAACCAGAAATTCGCTCATCCAAAACAGAGCTTACCCCGATTCTTGCAAAAGGTTTTTTTGAGATTGGGAGTTCGGGTAAGTTTCTTTATCAAGATGAGGAGATCAGCGAAGAAGGTATTGGGGTAGTGAAGATGACAAT
The DNA window shown above is from Rossellomorea vietnamensis and carries:
- a CDS encoding DUF4440 domain-containing protein, whose product is MINEDIKKKLHQLESILLKPEIRSSKTELTPILAKGFFEIGSSGKFLYQDEEISEEGIGVVKMTMDHFEVHPLSDEIVLATYRIFNEETEQHSLRSSIWKWADERWQMVFHQGTRVS